Sequence from the Bryobacteraceae bacterium genome:
ACGCACGAACTGGTGGCGGAGATCTGCTCTCTACAGACGCAGCGGGCGTCGGATACGCGGGGCTTGCCGGCTTTGCTCGCCCAGCACCGGCTTCTGAAGCGGGAGGCGAAGGCGGCGGAGGCGGCCGCTCCCAAGCTTGGGGAAAGCCCGGAGTGGGCTCGGGTGCGGGCGGCGATCATGATGGCGCTCGATGAATATCCGGAGGCTCGCGAGGCGGTGGTGCGGGCGCTGAATGCGCTATGAGCGAACTGGCGGGGGGACTACGGCATGCGCTCGATCCGGTGGGGTGGGCGGCGGCGGTGCTCGGGTTCGAGCCGGACGCGGTTCAAGCGGAGGTGATCGGGTCGCGCAAGAAGCGCATCCTTCTGAACTGCTGCCGGCAATGGGGGAAGTCGACGACGGCGGCGGCGCGGGCGGTACACCAGGCGCTTTTTGTTCCGGAGTCGCTGATCATGGCGGTGAGTCCGACGCTGCGGCAGACGGCGGAACTGCTGCGGAAGATGAAGGACATCCTGGAGCGGGTGGGGGTGCGGCCGCGGCCGGATGGGTTCAATCCGGTGTCGCTGCGGCTGGAGAACGGGTCACGAATGGTGGGCGTGCCGGCGGTGGAGAGCTCGGTGCGGGGGTTCTCGTCCGTCGACCTGCTGATCGTGGACGAGGCGGCGCGGGTGAAGGACGATCTGTATCTGGCGCTGCGTCCGACGATGGCGGTCCCGCGGCGGGGACGGCCGGGGACGCTGATCCTGATGTCGACGCCGTTCGGGCAGCGCGGATTTTTCTGGGACATATGGAGCAACAAGGACAAAGAGATCGCGGAGAAATGGCTGCGCGTGCAGGTGCGGGCGACCGAGTGCCCGCGGATCAGCGAAGAATTTCTGCGGGAGGAACTGCGTTCGCTCGGGGAGCATTGGTTCAAACAGGAATACCATTGCGTGTTTCAGGAGCCGAAGTGGCGGATCTTTACCGATGATTTGATTCAGCGGGCGCTGACACCGAATCTGGAACCGCTGTTCTGGCAGGACGGCGAGGTGGAGCCGAAGGCCGATGCGAACGACTGGCTTTGGAAAGGGACGATCGAGGTGAACAAGCAGTTCTCACCGGGCGGTCCGGTGATTCCCAGCCGCGTGAAGTAGCCGACGGCGACCTCGCGACGGGATTGCGATATAAGAGGTGACGTGAGAGGCTGCTACTTATTGCTGGCACTGAGCGCCGCGGCGTGGGGCGCGGACCGTGAGATTCCGATGGATACGCTGCGGGACAAGGTGGAGGGCGGGTGGGCCGGGCAGATGATCGGGGTGAGCTTCGGCGCTCCGACCGAGTTCCGGCACCTCGAAAAAATCATCGAAGGCGACCTGCCGGAGTGGAAGCCGGAGATGGTGAGGGGCGCACTCAACCAGGACGATCTCTACGTGGACATGACCTTCGCGCAGGTGCTGGATGCGAAGGGCCTGGACGCGACGACGGCGGACTTCGGAGAAATGCTGCGCGACGCGCGGTTCCGGCTGTGGCACGCGAACCTGGCGGCGCGGCGGGCGTTGAAGCGCGGGGTACCGGCGAGCAAGTCCGGCACGCCGGAGTTCAACGCGCACGCCAACGATATCGACTTTCAGATCGAGGCGGATTTCGCGGGTTTGATGGCTCCCGGGATGCCGCGGGCGGCGGGCGAGCTTTGTCTCCGCGCGGGACGAGTGATGAATCATGGCGACGGGATTCTGGGCGGGGTGTTCGTGGCGGCGATGTACTCGGCGGCGTTCTTCGAGAACGACCCGGCGAAGGTGGTAGAGGCCGGGTTGGCGATGCTGCCGCCGGCGAGCCCCTACGCGCGGGCGATTGCCGATACGCTCGCGTGGTCGCGCGAGACGCCGGGCGATTGGCGGGCGGTGTGGAAGCGGCTGGAGGAAAAGCACAACGGCCGGGAGGCTTGCCCGAACGGGGCGCTTCGGCCGTTCAATATCGACGCGCGATTGAACGGCGCCTATATCGCGCTTGGGCTGCTGCATGGTGGCGGGGATTTCGAGAAAACGCTCGAGATCGCGACGCGGGCGGGGCAGGATTCCGACTGCAACCCGTCGAGCGCGTGCGGCGTGCTGGGCGTGATCCTCGGCTACAAGGGCATCCCGGAGAAGTGGCGGTCGGGGATACCGGCGATCTCCAGCGAGAAGTTCCGGTATACGGAGTACACGTTTCCCACGATCGTGGAAAGCACGATGCGGCGGGCGGCGGCCGTGGCGGCACGGAACGGCGGCGGCGAACGAGGGGGCACGCTGCGGGTGCGGACGCAGACGCCGCGGGCGGTGAACGTGGCGCTTTGGGATTCCTACGGTTCGCCGGCCGAGCGGGTGGCGGCGAGTTCGCCGCGGTGGGTGTGGAAGGGCGAGTGGCGGGCGGAGCGGAACACGCGGGTGGCGGCGGCGAAGGGAGCGGAAGCCTCGATTGAGTTCGAGGGCGCCGGGGCGATCCTGGTGGGTCCGCTGCTGCCGTCGGGCGGACGCGTGGCGGTGTACCTGGACGGGAAGCCGCACCGGACGGTGGATGTGTATCCAGACGAGGATCAGGCGAAGCGCAGCGAGGCGATCTGGCATGTATTCGGGCTACGGCCGGGGAAGCACACGGTGCGGGCGGTGGTGACGGGCGAACGGTTTGGGGAGTCGACGGGGACGGACGTGGCGATTGAGGACCTGGTGGTGTTCCGGTGACGGCCGGGCGTTTCTCAGCTGTGGGGCGGCGTCGGCCAGCCGATGGTTAGTCCGGCACTCCCTCCCGCGTGGCGGCCGATTCGTTTTCAGCCGGCAGCCACTGCGCCAGGGCCCGCGCGAGTTGAGCGAGTTCGATCGGCTTCGAGAGATAGTCGTCCATGCCCGAAAGCAGGCACCGCTCGCGGTCACCTGGCATGACATTGGCGGTGAGGGCGACCACCGGAGTCCTGGGCGTTCCGGATTGCGACTCGCGTTCCCGGATGGACCGGGTGGTCTCGAAGCCGTCGATGCCGGGCATATGGCAATCCATCAGCACGAGGCGGTAGGGCCGGCGCCGGAGCTTGGCGAGGCCTTCTTCGCCGCTCGAGGCGGTGTCGGACTCGAAGCCGAGTTTGCGAAGCAGCCGCTGCGCCACCTTCTGGTTCACGAGGTTGTCTTCCACGACGAGGATGCGGCCGGCCGGGCACTCGTCGACGGCCGAGTTAACACCGCAGGCGGGATCGGCCGAGGCCGCGAATTCGTGCCCGGATGCGCGGCCCAGCGCCGACTCCATCGACTGTCGAAGCTGGGTGGGCCGAATGGGTTTGGCGATGCACGTCGCCACCGATTGCGTCCGTAGCTTCGGCGAGGACAGCAGATCGGTGACGGAGGCATAGAGAATGACCGCGGGGGCGCGTGAGTACCGGGCGTGAAGGTTGGCCGCCAGCTCGACACCGTCCATGCCCGGGAGGCGAAAGTTCGCGGCGAGGATCCGGAAGCCGTCGCCTGCGCGGTCCGCCGACGCGGCAATGGCGATCGCCTCCTCGGCGGATGCGCAGACGGTGGCGCGCAGGCCCCACCGCGCCGCGTACTCGGCGAGCACGGCACGGCTGATCCCGTTGCCGTCGGCGATCAGGACGCGGGCGCCTTCGAGGAGATTGGGCTGCGTGGTCCGGTTGCAGGGCGATTCTGGCTGGGCCGTGGGCAGCGGTAGTTCGATGAGGAAGGCCGAGCCTTTGCCGGCTTCGCTTTCCACGTCGATCGTGCCGCCCATCAGCTCGATGAGTCGCCTCGAGATCGTGAGTCCAAGGCCGGATCCGCCGAACCGGCGCGTTGTTGAGGCGTCGGCCTGGGTGAAAGTTTCGAAGATCTTCGAGAGAAGCTCGGGCTCGATGCCGATGCCGGTATCGCGCACGGCGATGCGAACGTGGGAATCGACGCCGCCGGAAGGGGCGACGGCGGAATGATTCCCGTAGTCCAGGTGGACGTGGACCGATCCGTTCGCGGTGAACTTGATGGCGTTGCCAACGAGGTTGATGAGCACCTGGCGGATGCGTCCGGCATCGCCGACAAAGAGGGATCCAGCGGCGGGCGGATAGCGGATCACGAACTCGAGGTCCTTTTCGGCCGCGCCGTGGGCGAGCGTCTGGCCGACCTCTTCCACCATCGCGTGCAGATCGAACGGAACGCGTTCGATGTGGACCTTTCCGGCCTCGAGCTTCGAGAAATCGAGGATGTCGTTGATCACACCGAGGAGAGCTCGCCCAGACCGCCGCACCATTTCGGCGCATTCGCGTTGTTCGGCGTTGAGGCCGGTGTCGAGAAGGAGAGTGGTCATCCCGATGACGCCGTTCATCGGAGTGCGTATCTCATGGCTCATGTTGGCGACGAAGTCGCTCTTGGCGCGGCTGGCCTGCTCGGCGGCCACCTTGAGCGATTCCACCTGTTCGAGCTTGCGTCGAATCACGTCCGTCTGGTCGCGCACGCGGCGGCGCAGCGAGAGGACCCAGAACGCGGCGAGGAGGCCGAGCGCACCGGCGACCGCCGCCGCCGTCCAGGCCCGGCCCGCGGTCCACCAGGGAGCGTCGCGCACGAGGACGATGTCGGAAGGCGAACGGGCGAGGAGCGTGAAGGATCGAACCAGCGCCGGAGAAGGGGCGGGCGAATGGAGGCCTTCGGTTCGAAACTGGCAGATGCCGGCGACGGTGAGCAGACTTCCGGGTTCGAAGGCCCGGCCGGCTGAGGGCTCCGCGAGCTCGACGTCAAAGACGCGGTTGCCGGCCTGGAGCACGAGGGTCTCCTTCACTCCGTCGCTCACCTGGTTGACGAGCGTGCCTTCGGTTTCGAGGAACTGGCCGTTGCGGTTGTCCTCAATGACGTCGCTCGCCCGGACTCGCAAGGGCAGGGGGGCGGGACCGTGCGCGATCACCCGGACCTCGGCATCCTCGAGCTCCGGAGTCATGCCCTGGACCACAGGAAAGCCCAGGACCTCCACCTCGTCTCCCAGGCGCAGGACGGCGAGTTCGTGATTACGAACGGTCACGGTCCCGGTTTCGTCGGTGACGTAGGAGGGACCACGGTCACTGGCGTAGGTCACCGCGCCGCGCACCAGGACGCGGTGTCCGCCGCCGGCTTCTTGCAGGTACCGCAACAGGTGGAGGATCCGCTCGCGGCGCATCACACCCGCGACGGGCGGAGCCTCAAGGATTTCGATATCGCCGGGAGCGTCGATCAGGATCTTCGCGCCGAGGGCCTGGCGGCGGGAGTTGGCGCGGGTGCCGCTTATGCCGCGGACCCGCACTTTGGCATCGACGAGCACTCCCGGGCCGGGTTCGCCGAGCAGGCGTCCGGCAAACCGCTGCGAACCGTTGGCGAAGGTGAGCTCGGTGTGGCCGGGCTCGCGGGCGACGGAGCGTACGAAGGCATCCACTTCCACGCGAAGGCTGTCGGACCTGCCGGTGACGATTTGTTCGATGGGCAGGCGCATCGGCGGCGGCGCCGGGCCGCTACCCTCCCTCGTGACGCGAGCCGCGGTGACGAACGAAGCGAATCCCGGCGTCGACACGCCCTCGACGGCGACGCGGTCCCCGGCGCGGAGCGCGAGCCCATTGAGGGAATGGGTGGCGACGTAGATGCCGCCAGAGCGATCCTGAACGAAGAGGGTTCCGAGGATGGGATCGAAGTAGGTGACGGCGGCGCGCAGCCGCACCGGGTAGGATCGGGCGGCGTCTTCGGGCGCCAGCCGCTGGACGTCGCGAGCGCGGACAAGCATGGGCAGACCGGCCACTCCGCCGGCGGCCAGCCTGCTGCCGGGCTC
This genomic interval carries:
- a CDS encoding ADP-ribosylglycohydrolase family protein encodes the protein MRGCYLLLALSAAAWGADREIPMDTLRDKVEGGWAGQMIGVSFGAPTEFRHLEKIIEGDLPEWKPEMVRGALNQDDLYVDMTFAQVLDAKGLDATTADFGEMLRDARFRLWHANLAARRALKRGVPASKSGTPEFNAHANDIDFQIEADFAGLMAPGMPRAAGELCLRAGRVMNHGDGILGGVFVAAMYSAAFFENDPAKVVEAGLAMLPPASPYARAIADTLAWSRETPGDWRAVWKRLEEKHNGREACPNGALRPFNIDARLNGAYIALGLLHGGGDFEKTLEIATRAGQDSDCNPSSACGVLGVILGYKGIPEKWRSGIPAISSEKFRYTEYTFPTIVESTMRRAAAVAARNGGGERGGTLRVRTQTPRAVNVALWDSYGSPAERVAASSPRWVWKGEWRAERNTRVAAAKGAEASIEFEGAGAILVGPLLPSGGRVAVYLDGKPHRTVDVYPDEDQAKRSEAIWHVFGLRPGKHTVRAVVTGERFGESTGTDVAIEDLVVFR
- a CDS encoding response regulator; protein product: MRLAGTPHGASAALLPLCLAVCIVLTGCVRQHDAPAPGDPIRFRGYVTFADRDWNLLFVQNEAAGIRVEPRDFPQALQPGQEVEVRGVRGGIAASAAVRAGIRRLDGRGLPAAAPLPAADWQSFTSRLTVVEGVVRSVVLESNGRLRLRLRSQDGADCKLVVLTLTGSDFWRYVDALVRVRGVLDPERARDGGGRKLWVPSLDDVTVVRPPPDLESLPVRTLRELAVPPLRLTPHRVHLRGALTLDAGGKGLVLGDSTGSAPIRGEVSVSEAGERVRDVFAFIDDHQDGPRLGSGATFRLVDASLFPRGESHDEPGSRLAAGGVAGLPMLVRARDVQRLAPEDAARSYPVRLRAAVTYFDPILGTLFVQDRSGGIYVATHSLNGLALRAGDRVAVEGVSTPGFASFVTAARVTREGSGPAPPPMRLPIEQIVTGRSDSLRVEVDAFVRSVAREPGHTELTFANGSQRFAGRLLGEPGPGVLVDAKVRVRGISGTRANSRRQALGAKILIDAPGDIEILEAPPVAGVMRRERILHLLRYLQEAGGGHRVLVRGAVTYASDRGPSYVTDETGTVTVRNHELAVLRLGDEVEVLGFPVVQGMTPELEDAEVRVIAHGPAPLPLRVRASDVIEDNRNGQFLETEGTLVNQVSDGVKETLVLQAGNRVFDVELAEPSAGRAFEPGSLLTVAGICQFRTEGLHSPAPSPALVRSFTLLARSPSDIVLVRDAPWWTAGRAWTAAAVAGALGLLAAFWVLSLRRRVRDQTDVIRRKLEQVESLKVAAEQASRAKSDFVANMSHEIRTPMNGVIGMTTLLLDTGLNAEQRECAEMVRRSGRALLGVINDILDFSKLEAGKVHIERVPFDLHAMVEEVGQTLAHGAAEKDLEFVIRYPPAAGSLFVGDAGRIRQVLINLVGNAIKFTANGSVHVHLDYGNHSAVAPSGGVDSHVRIAVRDTGIGIEPELLSKIFETFTQADASTTRRFGGSGLGLTISRRLIELMGGTIDVESEAGKGSAFLIELPLPTAQPESPCNRTTQPNLLEGARVLIADGNGISRAVLAEYAARWGLRATVCASAEEAIAIAASADRAGDGFRILAANFRLPGMDGVELAANLHARYSRAPAVILYASVTDLLSSPKLRTQSVATCIAKPIRPTQLRQSMESALGRASGHEFAASADPACGVNSAVDECPAGRILVVEDNLVNQKVAQRLLRKLGFESDTASSGEEGLAKLRRRPYRLVLMDCHMPGIDGFETTRSIRERESQSGTPRTPVVALTANVMPGDRERCLLSGMDDYLSKPIELAQLARALAQWLPAENESAATREGVPD
- a CDS encoding terminase family protein; the protein is MSELAGGLRHALDPVGWAAAVLGFEPDAVQAEVIGSRKKRILLNCCRQWGKSTTAAARAVHQALFVPESLIMAVSPTLRQTAELLRKMKDILERVGVRPRPDGFNPVSLRLENGSRMVGVPAVESSVRGFSSVDLLIVDEAARVKDDLYLALRPTMAVPRRGRPGTLILMSTPFGQRGFFWDIWSNKDKEIAEKWLRVQVRATECPRISEEFLREELRSLGEHWFKQEYHCVFQEPKWRIFTDDLIQRALTPNLEPLFWQDGEVEPKADANDWLWKGTIEVNKQFSPGGPVIPSRVK